TATTATTAGGTGGATTTTCATTAGCCGGTGTTGCTGCATTATTTGTGCAACCAGCAAAAATTACTAAAATACTTACAATTATTAAAACCAAGTTAAAAATTCTTTTCAATGTGATTCCTCCTAGATACTTTTTAAGTACAGCTTTAAAGTAACAAAAACACTATCTACTTTGATGTAGATAGTGTTAATTAAAAGTTAAGACATTGTAAAGATACTTATTTACTATAACAACATAAACTTTAAGATAACTTCCGTTCCGTGGCCTAATTCACTATTAATAATTAACTCGCCATTTTGAGCTTCAATCAGGTTTTTAACAATGGCCAAGCCCAAACCATGTCCACCACTGTCTCGTGTTCTACCCCGGTCTGTTCGGTAAAATTGCTCTGTTATTCTATTTAACTTACTGCTATCAATGCCATAACCAGAATCAAGTACTTTTAAACTTAAATAGTCTTTATCATAGCTAGTAGAGATAGTTATTACTCCATTATTAGGGGTATATTTTAAAGCATTGCTTATAACGTTATCGAGTATTTGCTCTACTCTAAAAAAATCAGCTTTAATAGAGCTAGTGTTTTTAACTTTATTATCAATTATAATATTCTTTTGTTTTGCTCTAGAACTATATCTAGTTAAAACATTAGTAATAACTTGTTCTATACTTACCTCACTAAGTGTTATATTTAGCTGACCTGCCTCTAGCTTAGCTAATTCTAACAAGTCATCAATTAGCTTTTTAAGCCGCTCTGTTTCTTTATATATTATTGATAAAAACTCTTTTATATTTTCATCGTCTTCATCCATATGCAAAATTGTTTCAACAAAACCAGCAATTGAGGTTATTGGTGTTCTTAAATCATGTGATACATTAGCAATTAAATCTTTTCTAGTTTGCTCAATGTGTCTTATTGCTGTAATATCATGCATTAGTAACATTATTCCTCTAAAATCTGTATTGTTATGAGTGTATAATGGAACAGTCATAAGCTGAATTATATGACTACCTGTTTTTAACTGCAACATTATTTCATTATGGCTAGCTTGTTTATCTGCAAGAGCTTGTTCAACAATATTTATAAGTTTAGTATTTCTTATTACTGTTACATATTCGGCATTTGATGTACCAGTATAAGATAATAATTTACGTGCTGCAGGATTAATAATTTTAGTGTAGCCTTTTTCATTTATATATAATAATCCATTAGCCATAGATGTAATTAAAGTAGTAAGTTCCATCTCTCTGTTTTCTATGTTATCAATATTCTCTTTAATTTGTAGCGACATATTATTAAAGGCTTTGATTAGCTGTTTTGTCTCAATATTAGAGGGCTTTATATTAAGTACTAAACCAGTTTTTCCTTTTGCAAGTAAACTAAAGGCATCATTAACAGATTCTAAAGGATTAACTAATCGCTTAATCAAAATAGAGTTTAAAAGAATAAGCAATATTACCCCTACTAAAGTTACTAAAACAATACTAATCATCTGTTGATTTAATAGCTGGTCTATTTCACTTAAGGGTACTGCTAATCTTATAAAATAAATCTTATTATTTTGAGTTGCTACTTTAAATGCATAATATAACATATCTGTTTTTAAGGTATTACTATGTCTTAAAGCCTCACCAGTACCTTTTAATATTGCATCGTTGATTTCTTTACGAGTAATATGGTTATCTAAAGCCCTAACATTAGGCACCTCGGAATCGGCTATAACTAAACCAGTGTGATCTACCAATGTTATTCGGGCATTTGTCACTGATGATAAATAGTTTATCTTTTCATCAGTATAGGTCTCTAAATCCACATCATTTTTATTGCTAAGCAGAATATCAGCTATTAGCCTACATTGGCTGTTCATTTTAGACTTTTGATTTTCAATATGATAGTCTTTAAAGTTACTACTGATAATAGTGGTATACAAAAAAACAATTGCTATTATAATTACAGTTGTTACAATAATAACTTGTTTTCTTAAAGAATATCTATCCATACTCAATTACCTTAATCTGTATCCTATACCTCGTACAGTTTCAATATAACCATCCATATCTTTTTCAAGGTTTAATTTATCTCTTAAATGACTTACGTGAACATCAATAATACGGGTATCTCCTACAAAAGTAGTACCCCACACGTTATCCATAATTTCATGACGATGTAATGCTTTGCCCTTATTTTTAGCCAAAAAAACTAGTAGCTCGTACTCTAAAGATGTAAGTGTAATTTCTTTATTGTTTTTTAATACTCTTCTACCATCTATATCAATTACTACCTGGCCTATTACTAAAGAGTTATAGTGTCTCATGCGACTTTTGGGTTTTGTTTCAACTCTTCTAAGTACAGCTTTTACTCTTGCCAATAACTCTCTTACACTAAATGGCTTACTTAAATAATCATCTCCACCCAATTCTAAACCTACTATTTTATCCACTTCTGAGTCTTTAGCACTTAAAAAAATAATTGGGGTAGCATATTTTTGCTGGATAATACCACATAGCTCTAGTCCATCCATATCTGGCAACATAATATCTAAGATTAGTAAATCAAAATGCTCTTTATCTATCTTTAATAAAGCCTCTTCAGCACTAACAGCTTCCGAAACTGCATAATTGCTTTTTACAAGGTTGTATTTTAACAATTGTCTTATAGAAGGTTCGTCATCACAAATTAAAATTTTATTTTTCATGATTTTCTCCTTTCAATAGTTAGGATAATTATACCTTAACTAAATGAACTGGCTCTTGTTCTTTACAAACTCTTAACATATCTTTAGTTGCTCTTAACGCTATGTTTTCTAAACATTCATAAGTTGAGCCACCTATATGGGGTGTAAACGTCACATTATTATAATTAAATATTTCATTATTAAAGTTAGGCGGTTCTTCCCAAAAAACATCACAGCATAACCATTTTAGTTTATTTTCTCTTAAAATTCGTTTTAGATCTTCCTCATTAACTATAGCTCCTCTAGCTACATTAATTAGTATGCCATTGTTACCAAGTTTTATCAGTTCCTTATAACCTATAAGTGATCTGGTATTGTTGTTTAAAGGTACATGGATAGAGATAATATTAGACCATTCTAATAAGCTGTTTAAATCGCAAAACTCAAACTCTGTGTTGTTTGCTGATTTATCAAAATACTTAATCTCACAACCAAAACACCTGCATAGCTGTGCTACTTTATAACCAATGTTTCCAAAACCAATTAGGCCTACCTTTTGGTTACCTAGCTCATTACCAATAGATTTAGCTGAGTCCCAATTTTTACTGCTAATTTGTTTATTTGCATAGCTAATTTTTCTTAAAGAGTCTAACATAAGCGCTATTGTTAGCTCAGCTACCGCAGTAGCATTACCAGCAGGCACATTTGTAACTTTAATACCTTTTTCATAACAATATTTAACATCAACTTGATCTACCCCAACCCCATGCAAACTAATTACCTTGCAGTTTTTTAATTGATCTATTAAGTATTTGTCTATAATACCAGAGCGCACTAAAATAGCATCGGCTTCAATTAAGGTATTAAACCAGTTTTCTTTAGTTTTATCTTGCAGGCTCTCAAAAGGCAACGGTATGATATGTAACTCAGCTTCATTGCCTGTGGTTTTTAAAATTCTATCTTCAGCTACAGGTAAATCTGGTAGTGCTGTTGCCACAAATTTAAACATAAACTCACCCCTTATTAAAGTAACACTTTTATTTTTTATGCGCAATAATAAACCTAAGTTTCACTCCAAGTTGTGCTAATACAATTGCAAAATCTAATGCTAGTACAATATAAAACTAGTACTTCTGTATCTTTTGAAAACTAAAATTATATGATAGAATTAAAGAGTCGGTAAAATATACAAATATAGGAGGTTATTATTATGCCACAAACTGTGATTTATCTTGATGGTAAATTCTATAATAAAGACGAGGCTAAAGTATCAGTTTATGATCACGGTCTTTTATATGGCGATGGTATTTTTGAGGGTATCAGAATCTATAACGGTAGAATTTTTAAACTAGAGGAACATATTGATAGACTATATGATTCAGCCAAAGCAATTCTGTTAGACATTGGTATGGATCGTGAAGAAATGATTAAAATTCACGTAGAAACTGCTCGTAAAAGTGGTTACCAAAACGCTTACATAAGAACAGTTATTACACGTGGTGTAGGAAACCTAGGAATAGACCCAAGAAAAAGTGAAAAGCCTAGCATTATTATCATTTGTGATGAAATTGCTTTATATCCAGCCGAGAAATACGAAAAGGGCTTAAAAGTTGTAACAGTTGCAACTCAAAGAAATGGCGTTAACATGTTTAATGCAAGTGTTAAGAGTTTAAACTACTTAAATAATATTATGGGTAAAATTGAAGCTAACTTAGCCGGTGCTGGCGAAGGTATTATGCTTAACTCTGTAGGATATGTAACAGAGGCTACTGCAGATAACGTATTTATCCTTAAAAATAACGTAATCATCACCCCACCAAAATACTTAGGAATTTTAGCAGGTATTACTCGCGATACAATTATAAAATTAGCTCGTGAACAAGGTTATGAGGTTAAAGAAGA
This Clostridium sp. 'deep sea' DNA region includes the following protein-coding sequences:
- a CDS encoding NAD(P)-dependent oxidoreductase, with the protein product MFKFVATALPDLPVAEDRILKTTGNEAELHIIPLPFESLQDKTKENWFNTLIEADAILVRSGIIDKYLIDQLKNCKVISLHGVGVDQVDVKYCYEKGIKVTNVPAGNATAVAELTIALMLDSLRKISYANKQISSKNWDSAKSIGNELGNQKVGLIGFGNIGYKVAQLCRCFGCEIKYFDKSANNTEFEFCDLNSLLEWSNIISIHVPLNNNTRSLIGYKELIKLGNNGILINVARGAIVNEEDLKRILRENKLKWLCCDVFWEEPPNFNNEIFNYNNVTFTPHIGGSTYECLENIALRATKDMLRVCKEQEPVHLVKV
- the ilvE gene encoding branched-chain-amino-acid transaminase produces the protein MPQTVIYLDGKFYNKDEAKVSVYDHGLLYGDGIFEGIRIYNGRIFKLEEHIDRLYDSAKAILLDIGMDREEMIKIHVETARKSGYQNAYIRTVITRGVGNLGIDPRKSEKPSIIIICDEIALYPAEKYEKGLKVVTVATQRNGVNMFNASVKSLNYLNNIMGKIEANLAGAGEGIMLNSVGYVTEATADNVFILKNNVIITPPKYLGILAGITRDTIIKLAREQGYEVKEDVLTRYDLFVADECFLTGSGAEVIPVVEIDGRVIGDGTPGSVTKKLNATYRDFVANHGTKL
- a CDS encoding ATP-binding protein yields the protein MDRYSLRKQVIIVTTVIIIAIVFLYTTIISSNFKDYHIENQKSKMNSQCRLIADILLSNKNDVDLETYTDEKINYLSSVTNARITLVDHTGLVIADSEVPNVRALDNHITRKEINDAILKGTGEALRHSNTLKTDMLYYAFKVATQNNKIYFIRLAVPLSEIDQLLNQQMISIVLVTLVGVILLILLNSILIKRLVNPLESVNDAFSLLAKGKTGLVLNIKPSNIETKQLIKAFNNMSLQIKENIDNIENREMELTTLITSMANGLLYINEKGYTKIINPAARKLLSYTGTSNAEYVTVIRNTKLINIVEQALADKQASHNEIMLQLKTGSHIIQLMTVPLYTHNNTDFRGIMLLMHDITAIRHIEQTRKDLIANVSHDLRTPITSIAGFVETILHMDEDDENIKEFLSIIYKETERLKKLIDDLLELAKLEAGQLNITLSEVSIEQVITNVLTRYSSRAKQKNIIIDNKVKNTSSIKADFFRVEQILDNVISNALKYTPNNGVITISTSYDKDYLSLKVLDSGYGIDSSKLNRITEQFYRTDRGRTRDSGGHGLGLAIVKNLIEAQNGELIINSELGHGTEVILKFMLL
- a CDS encoding response regulator transcription factor; amino-acid sequence: MKNKILICDDEPSIRQLLKYNLVKSNYAVSEAVSAEEALLKIDKEHFDLLILDIMLPDMDGLELCGIIQQKYATPIIFLSAKDSEVDKIVGLELGGDDYLSKPFSVRELLARVKAVLRRVETKPKSRMRHYNSLVIGQVVIDIDGRRVLKNNKEITLTSLEYELLVFLAKNKGKALHRHEIMDNVWGTTFVGDTRIIDVHVSHLRDKLNLEKDMDGYIETVRGIGYRLR